From Segatella copri, the proteins below share one genomic window:
- a CDS encoding DUF6169 family protein — protein sequence MKELALDRINANSPYLVELDVSTGLFKFVSDFGVSFSVAFEEDELLQSGESYQFALTNYEGIKSPRDPKVRDTVMCIVDDFFRKNQAALLYICETGDGMQKMRSRLFSFWFSVYAEHDNFLFLPQIVYDEEENENYAALIIRRDNPRFNDLVSEFTNTITLLNGKPD from the coding sequence ATGAAAGAATTAGCTTTAGATAGAATAAATGCCAATTCTCCCTATTTGGTAGAATTGGATGTTTCAACAGGCTTGTTCAAGTTTGTTAGTGACTTTGGGGTAAGTTTTAGTGTTGCTTTTGAAGAAGACGAATTACTTCAAAGCGGTGAGTCGTATCAGTTTGCGTTGACAAATTATGAAGGAATCAAGTCACCACGAGACCCAAAAGTTAGAGATACTGTAATGTGTATTGTAGATGATTTTTTTCGTAAAAATCAAGCTGCTTTGTTATACATATGTGAAACAGGCGATGGAATGCAGAAAATGAGAAGCCGTTTATTTAGTTTTTGGTTTTCTGTTTATGCAGAGCATGATAATTTTCTTTTTCTTCCTCAAATTGTTTACGATGAAGAGGAGAATGAGAATTATGCAGCATTGATTATTCGAAGAGATAATCCTCGATTTAATGATTTAGTGTCAGAGTTTACTAATACGATAACTTTGTTAAATGGTAAGCCTGATTAG